The following are from one region of the Dermacentor albipictus isolate Rhodes 1998 colony chromosome 5, USDA_Dalb.pri_finalv2, whole genome shotgun sequence genome:
- the LOC135911626 gene encoding E3 SUMO-protein ligase NSE2-like, producing MASFTPFDMAVDDLKRLNCYVVQGLDVILGVAADVCEVGEGDALNESVEALKLCTKRMIKEEYDADSFVVAATALKAQARQTAEANRQLDWKQELASTYEAAKQRQGDPENHVAFKNLLRITSRVEEVSSSQDLEDSMTVTEDIENVQWKDPITQKDIEAPVKNTKCSHVYDKNSISQYIKSTRHPRCPYLGCANKATLNMRDLVDDHFVARILNERSKKKD from the exons ATGGCATCTTTCACACCGTTCGACATGGCTGTCGACGACCTGAAAAGACTAAATTGTTATGTTGTGCAAGGGCTCGACGTCATCCTCGGTGTTGCTGCCGACGTTTGTGAAGTAGGCGAAG GTGATGCTTTGAACGAAAGCGTGGAGGCCTTAAAACTTTGCACGAAACGTATGATCAAGGAAGAATATGACGCCGACAGTTTCGTGGTAGCAGCAACTGCACTGAAGGCACAG GCCAGACAGACTGCCGAAGCCAACCGACAACTAGATTGGAAACAAGAGCTTGCCTCTACATACGAAGCTGCAAAACAGCGTCAAGGAGACCCAGAAAATCATGTGGCATTCAAGAATCTCCTTAGGATTACAAGCAGAGTAGAAGAAG TTTCATCATCCCAAGACCTCGAGGACAGCATGACCGTTACCGAGGACATTGAGAACGTTCAGTGGAAGGACCCCATCACCCAGAAAGACATTGAAGCACCTGTGAAAAACACAAAATGCAGCCACGTCTATGACAAAAACAGCATCAGCCAGTACATCAAAAGCACTAGACATCCAAG GTGCCCGTATTTGGGCTGTGCGAACAAAGCCACTCTGAATATGAGAGACCTGGTGGATGACCACTTTGTTGCGAGAATACTGAATGAACGATCCAAGAAGAAAGACTGA